One window of the Thermodesulfomicrobium sp. WS genome contains the following:
- a CDS encoding DNA polymerase III subunit beta (binds the polymerase to DNA and acts as a sliding clamp) — MLVTLRQEDIVDGLLQATSITPTRTGAAYLRTVWLRAEDGTLTVSATDSALEFCGTYPAEVERAGTLGAQGKYLADLVRKLPPGPMSLRANPGESVLHLTQGPRSYKLAVSDPAWYQPTTPFPPGPTAQIDGHELRHLLDRILFCVADDDTLGSMTCLKITAQDEQVEFCGLDGLKIALATIEHPDLAQALAPELLAPKKYLQDLRKWLPEGPVEIARQGTRLFVRTQDRRETMSLPLRDLPFYDYRNLLSSVESSYQGHVTVDREELLDSLDRIAIFATDNNYVAVFDVQQETLTVSTPGHETGAGVEPLPCQAQGQFDTFSLAARPVMDILSRFSSSRITLHFADYRSLIRITGADDPGYSVSIMPVVIEEEVYYE, encoded by the coding sequence ATGCTTGTGACCTTGCGTCAGGAAGACATCGTGGACGGCCTTCTCCAGGCCACCAGCATCACCCCCACCCGCACCGGCGCCGCCTACTTGCGCACCGTGTGGCTGCGCGCCGAAGACGGGACCTTGACCGTCTCCGCCACCGACTCCGCCTTGGAGTTCTGCGGCACATATCCAGCCGAAGTGGAACGCGCCGGCACCCTGGGCGCCCAAGGCAAATACCTGGCCGACCTGGTGCGCAAGCTGCCGCCCGGGCCCATGAGCCTGCGCGCCAACCCCGGAGAATCGGTACTCCACCTCACCCAGGGTCCCCGGTCCTACAAACTCGCGGTGAGCGACCCGGCCTGGTACCAGCCCACGACCCCATTCCCCCCGGGCCCGACCGCCCAGATCGACGGCCATGAGCTGCGTCACCTCCTCGACCGCATCCTCTTTTGCGTGGCCGACGACGACACCCTCGGCAGCATGACCTGCCTCAAGATCACCGCCCAGGACGAACAGGTGGAGTTTTGCGGCCTCGACGGCCTCAAGATCGCACTCGCCACCATCGAGCATCCCGACCTTGCCCAGGCCCTGGCCCCGGAGCTTCTGGCCCCCAAAAAGTATCTCCAAGACCTGCGCAAATGGCTGCCCGAAGGCCCGGTGGAAATCGCCCGCCAGGGGACCAGGCTCTTCGTGCGTACCCAGGACCGGCGCGAGACCATGAGCCTGCCGCTGCGGGACCTGCCCTTCTACGACTACCGGAACCTGCTTTCCTCGGTGGAGAGCAGCTACCAGGGCCACGTCACCGTGGACCGCGAGGAGCTCTTGGACTCTCTTGACCGCATCGCCATCTTTGCCACGGACAACAACTACGTGGCGGTGTTCGACGTGCAGCAGGAGACCCTCACCGTCTCCACCCCCGGCCACGAAACCGGGGCCGGGGTGGAACCGTTGCCGTGCCAGGCCCAAGGACAATTCGACACCTTCTCCCTGGCCGCCCGGCCGGTCATGGACATCCTGTCGCGCTTTTCGTCTTCCCGCATCACGCTCCACTTTGCCGATTACCGCTCGCTGATACGCATCACCGGCGCCGACGACCCGGGCTATAGCGTCTCCATCATGCCGGTGGTCATCGAAGAAGAAGTCTACTACGAATAA
- a CDS encoding homocysteine biosynthesis protein yields MGTHKVHRSIAEINEKIRQGKAVVVTAAEMTRLVRTEGKVKAAQTVDVVTTGTFSPMCSSGLLFNIGQKNPPTIKVAKMWLNGVPCYCGVAAVDAYIGATEPTEEDPLNKVHPGQFKYGGGHVIEDLVRGKSVHLRATAYGTDCYPRRELEKDITLAELRNAVLLNPRNCYQNYNCAINRSRRIKYTYMGPLKPGMGNANYATAGELSPLFNDPYLRTIGLGTRIFLGGGVGYVIGAGTQHVEAPPRNARGIPLAPSATLMLKGELAGMNARYLRGVSILGYGCSLAVGVGIPIPILDEDMAWFTGVADADIQVPVVDYGEDYPNCRPSAYGHVTFAELKSGSITIEGKRVPTVPLTSYALSLEIAGELKRWIEEGRFLLTEPQEPIISR; encoded by the coding sequence ATGGGGACACACAAAGTGCACCGGAGCATCGCGGAAATCAATGAGAAGATCCGTCAGGGCAAGGCCGTGGTCGTTACGGCGGCAGAAATGACCCGCCTAGTGCGCACGGAAGGGAAGGTCAAGGCCGCCCAAACCGTGGACGTGGTCACTACCGGCACTTTCTCGCCCATGTGCTCCTCGGGGTTGCTTTTCAATATCGGTCAAAAGAACCCGCCTACCATCAAGGTGGCCAAAATGTGGCTCAATGGCGTGCCCTGCTACTGCGGGGTGGCGGCAGTGGACGCCTATATCGGCGCCACCGAGCCCACCGAAGAAGACCCTTTGAACAAGGTCCATCCCGGGCAGTTCAAGTACGGCGGCGGCCACGTCATCGAGGACTTGGTGCGCGGCAAGTCCGTGCACCTGCGGGCCACGGCCTACGGCACCGATTGCTATCCCCGTCGGGAGTTGGAAAAGGACATTACCCTGGCGGAGTTGCGCAATGCGGTGCTGCTCAACCCGCGCAACTGCTACCAGAACTACAACTGCGCCATCAACCGTTCCCGGCGCATCAAATATACGTACATGGGCCCGCTCAAGCCCGGCATGGGCAACGCCAACTACGCCACCGCCGGCGAGCTGAGTCCGCTTTTCAATGATCCGTATCTGCGCACCATCGGCCTGGGGACGCGCATCTTTCTCGGCGGCGGCGTGGGCTACGTCATCGGCGCCGGCACCCAGCACGTGGAGGCGCCGCCGCGCAATGCCCGGGGCATTCCGCTTGCGCCTTCAGCCACCTTGATGCTCAAAGGCGAGCTTGCGGGCATGAATGCCCGCTATCTGCGCGGGGTGAGCATCTTGGGCTATGGGTGCTCCCTGGCCGTGGGCGTGGGCATCCCCATCCCCATCCTCGACGAGGACATGGCCTGGTTTACGGGCGTTGCCGATGCGGACATCCAGGTGCCGGTGGTGGACTATGGCGAAGATTATCCCAATTGTCGGCCCAGTGCCTACGGACACGTCACCTTTGCGGAGCTCAAAAGCGGGTCCATCACCATCGAAGGCAAACGCGTGCCCACCGTGCCGCTCACCAGTTATGCCTTGTCCCTGGAGATCGCCGGGGAGCTCAAACGCTGGATCGAGGAAGGGCGGTTTCTGCTCACCGAGCCCCAGGAACCCATCATCTCCCGGTGA
- a CDS encoding DnaA/Hda family protein, which translates to MTTPDLHTLRDSVRQALRTVLSAPEMEGWFDTVDFSQEGTELCVRLRQPDMAPWFSESVLPLLAQAFAPHGITVRLAPQVLPFGEEFRLDEFLANSKNAFPLASAREVAEDQSARFNPLTVCGESGSGKTFLLRAIANAKAKQGQRILASTVADLATEYDRRSDARSWVLSHEVFILDDLQDLEFHDTLQGELILLFDRFHAHRRQMVFSCTGTLAACSFLQPKLRSRLEWGLMIALKAPDLDVRLQFVHRWRQRHGLALSRDREVLLAQRFTDMRLLEGSLLKLLAYTDLVSPQISDDEFFKILSYSTTPAQAAPITTHDIMDAVSQTLGIRREDLVAHGRQRTITWARHVAMYLCRKHLRLSYPELARLFGGRDHTTAIYACRKVESDMARDPGRKAQVHEITRRIRPASSPSTE; encoded by the coding sequence ATGACGACCCCAGACCTCCATACCTTGCGCGACAGCGTGCGCCAGGCGCTGCGGACCGTCCTCTCCGCGCCGGAGATGGAAGGGTGGTTCGACACCGTGGACTTCTCCCAGGAAGGGACCGAACTCTGCGTGCGCCTCCGCCAGCCGGACATGGCGCCCTGGTTTTCCGAGAGCGTCCTGCCGCTTCTTGCCCAAGCTTTCGCGCCGCACGGGATCACGGTGCGTCTCGCCCCTCAGGTACTCCCCTTTGGCGAAGAATTCCGGCTGGACGAATTCCTCGCCAACAGCAAAAACGCCTTTCCCCTGGCCTCGGCCCGGGAAGTGGCCGAAGACCAGAGCGCCCGCTTCAATCCGCTCACCGTGTGCGGCGAATCCGGCTCCGGCAAGACCTTTCTCCTGCGGGCCATTGCCAACGCCAAGGCCAAGCAAGGGCAGCGGATTCTCGCCAGCACCGTGGCCGATCTGGCCACGGAATACGACCGCCGCAGCGACGCCCGCTCCTGGGTACTCAGCCATGAGGTCTTCATCCTCGACGACCTCCAGGACCTGGAGTTCCACGACACGCTCCAAGGGGAACTCATCCTGCTCTTCGACCGTTTCCACGCACACCGGCGCCAGATGGTCTTCTCCTGCACCGGAACGCTTGCGGCCTGCAGCTTTCTCCAGCCCAAACTCCGCTCCCGCCTGGAGTGGGGGCTCATGATCGCCCTCAAGGCCCCGGACCTCGACGTGCGCCTCCAATTTGTCCACCGCTGGCGCCAACGCCATGGGCTGGCGCTCTCCCGCGACCGGGAGGTCCTGCTCGCCCAGCGGTTTACAGACATGCGGCTGCTCGAAGGGAGCCTGCTCAAGCTGCTGGCCTACACGGATCTCGTTTCTCCACAGATTTCCGACGACGAATTCTTCAAGATCCTGAGCTATTCCACCACACCGGCCCAAGCCGCCCCCATCACGACCCACGACATCATGGACGCCGTGAGCCAGACCTTGGGGATACGCCGCGAAGACCTGGTGGCCCATGGCCGCCAACGGACCATCACCTGGGCGCGGCATGTGGCCATGTACCTGTGCCGCAAGCACCTGCGCCTCTCGTACCCGGAACTCGCCCGGCTCTTTGGCGGACGGGATCACACCACGGCCATCTACGCCTGCCGCAAGGTGGAGAGCGACATGGCCCGAGACCCGGGGCGCAAAGCCCAGGTGCACGAAATCACCCGCCGCATCCGGCCCGCGTCCAGCCCTTCAACCGAGTAA